The proteins below come from a single Penaeus monodon isolate SGIC_2016 chromosome 23, NSTDA_Pmon_1, whole genome shotgun sequence genomic window:
- the LOC119588419 gene encoding uncharacterized protein LOC119588419, protein MKVHLPFFQTACIVAVANLVTARVLGLGTETKAKTLTRLENRLGLAAEPLKGSAGIGRVIPALLVGYGTILGSEGRSREPEGGREAGGGLFYGEIDPTGRKGSVPFSPTALDDDTVVVRLGNGSFGIARKS, encoded by the exons ATGAAAGTCCATCTGCCATTT TTCCAAACGGCTTGTATCGTGGCCGTCGCAAATTTGGTGACAGCCAGGGTACTTGGCTTGGGCACCGAAACCAAAGCCAAAACTCTTACAAGACTCGAAAACAGACTAGGCCTTGCTGCTGAACCGTTGAAGGGAAGTGCCGGGATCGGAAGAGTGATCCCTGCGCTCCTCGTCGGCTACGGAACCATTCTCGGCAGTGAGGGTCGCAGCCGAGAACCGGAAGGCGGTAGAGAGGCAGGTGGCGGTCTGTTCTATGGGGAAATCGACCCGACTGGCCGCAAGGGGAGTGTGCCGTTCTCACCTACGGCGCTGGATGACGACACCGTTGTAGTGCGGCTTGGCAACGGGAGCTTCGGCATTGCGAGGAAAAGTTGA